Genomic window (Takifugu rubripes chromosome 1, fTakRub1.2, whole genome shotgun sequence):
CGGCCTGAATTGTCGCCGAGGTAAGGTCAGAATACATAACAGCGTGCGACTAAAACCGCGATGGTCCGGATAACGAGTGGCTCCAGCTAGTGGCGGCGTCCCCTTCGTTGTTTGGCTCGCCTGAACCCGACGCGGCTAGTGATAGCCGAGTAGCTAGCTGTTATTGTTTTTCATGATTTCGCGAGATCCAAAATGGAGGCGATGCCTGCTGCTAGTGTCCTGCACAGCCACTCCCGGCTGGGGCTTGAGGTCCTCATGCTGCAGTCTGATCCTCAGCACCCAATTGACTTTAATTCTTCACGACGACAACtgacttgtgtttaaatttGCGTcgggttttcttcttttttttggctgcGGCGGTTATTATCCGCATGAAGCTTGAATATCTTACCGGCCAACGTATTTAGGAAAAGGTGTCCGGGACATGGTAGGATTTCGGCATTGTAGTTTTCCTGGTTTTGTTGAAGTATGAGTGGTTGTTTCTAATCCTCTCACGATGTACACCAAGTTTACAGTCGAGCATTAAGGCCGCGAAtggctttgtttttattgttgtgcAGGGTAGCGGCTCTGTGAAGGAGGTTGCTGGGAATTGCACCACCGAGGCGCTGCAGGATGGGGAGCCGCTGGAGACGCCATGACTTCCAGATCAACACTGGGTTCAAAGACGGGGATCGTTGACTTGTTCTCAACGCATTTCGGGACAGACACGAGGCGGAGTCCCGCCGCCTGGGTGTACATGTTGAACACTAGCAGAGGGCCCAATCCCGAGCAAACCAAAAGACTCAGACCAGAATTACATGACAAGTAAAGTTTCCCTCTCTAACGCGGTTGCAAGATTAGTTCAAGGAGACAAAATTAACGTGGGGGTATTGTCCCCTGTCAGACAAATGGGGGGTGAGGGAACCCCAGTGAAAGGTAAACCCCTCTCTGCTGATACTATGGATAACCCTCAGATGGCTATGAACAATAACCCCAAGGATGCCGGTGCTGATGACACTGTGAAGGGGGTCGTCCCCGGAGTCCTTGGCTCTGCGTCCATCGAACTCTCCTCTGAGGGCAAGTGGAGGAACCTCAGGAAGAACCCTGCCAACCCTCACGCACAGGCCAACTGCCTCCGGCAGATTCTCCTCCTGCAACTGGACCTCATcgaacaacagcaacaacagctgcagtccAAGGACAAAGAGATAGATGAACTTAAAGCAGACAAGGAGACGGTacgtttgtttttttaatactCCCAACCATTTCTGTTCCACTTTAAAAGGGGTGAAGCTCATAATCGTGTCCTCTTTTGAAGCTGCTGGCACGCATTGAGCGTATGGAGCGTCGCCTGCAGCTCACAAGGAAAGACCCGCCCCGTGACAAGCGGCTCTTCCAGCCCCTGGAATCATGGACGCCTGACAAAGACGACATGTGGGATTTGGACATCGAGGAGAGTCCACAATCCAATGCAGCCACCCAGCTCCCCTTCAGCCGTGATGGCAAAGGTCAAAAGAGGTAAAAGAAGTTAATGATTAGGCGTCGTTGCCGCTTTGGGATTAACTCGCAGTGATGAAAATTGTTATGAAAAAGCCCGCAGGGGTTACATCAATTCTCCAATTATGTTCCTTACTCCAACAGGAAATCGTGCTTTGGAGATTCCAAAGTTCAAAAATCGCGCGGCAAAAGTTCCAAACTGAGCCCCCAGAAAGCCGAGCTTCAGCCGGGCTCTCCGAATCAAAGAGAGCTGCGCAGTAAAGAAACCCCAGAGAAGGTGGTGCCCGCGCGGCCGGTGGCAGAAAGGGACATGATGCTCACCTGCAAAGAAGAACCTGAGGCCAGCTGTCACATTGAAGATTTGCCCTTCATGTCGACCACAGAGATGTACCTGTGTTGCTGGAACCAGCCCCCGCTGTCCCCTCTGCGTGAAACTTCCCctaagaaggaggaagaggtggcCAGTGAGTGGACTCCTCATGTAGTACATGATATGCTCATTGTTTGTAAGCCTAACCTATATCCCATCTTTAAAGTTCCTGGCTGCGGTTTtgaacccctccccccccccccccccccccctccttgagGACATTTACCCAACTCTCTCAGATTATTCTAATATCCTGGGTCAATTTAGCTGGTTGCTAGATGAGATTAGCCCAAAACGAGACAGAAGATGGGTGAAAACATTTCCAAAGGTGGCGAGAGAATAGAAGTGCTTTCATTCGTGAAGACGTCGTCTTGGTGCCACCTTCCATAATTGGCGTTAGAGTCCAACTCAAAGTTGCAGCCAGTAACTTTAATCACTTTGTCAGATGAGCTGAAAACACATATGTCTAAAAATTCTTCTTCTCCAACTTCTAGTTCCATCATGGAGGGAAAATCACATCGAGCCCTTGGATGAGGAACCTTCCTTTGTCCCCCCCGAGGTCAGACAAACCTGAACGGAACGTCCTAAAAATCCACCTGGTGACCGCGGATTTACGACCTTAATCAGCTCTCGTGTGTTCTTTCAGCTGCTGGAAGATAACGTGTATTTGAAACGCCACATGAAGCTGGAGTTGgatgagaaaagaaggaaaaggtaCCAACGTCCTCGTGGCGTTCGTATAGGAACGCCACGCCCCCGTTGGCGTGTGGGTGGAAGCAAACTGAGCTCCCCTGTTGCTTTTGAATCCTCAGATGGGACATTCAGCGAATCAGAGAGCAGCGCATGTTCCAGCGATTGCAGCAGCGCATGAACAGGAAGAAGGTCATCACGGAGGCGGAGCCAGAGCTTTCGTCCTTCTACCCCGACACCGAAGACGGTTCGTGCACGCCGCTGCCTTTTCAGCTGCTCTTTGCTTCTTGCAGATTTTAacctctttcccccccccccccggcagtTGAAACCATAGTGATAACTCCCTTCCTGCCCGTGGTTGCGTTTGGCCGCCCGCTGCCCAAACTGTCACAAGAGTAAGTTGCCATAGCGACTGTATCAGCCTCTCTGTTATTTCTGCTGGCTGAAAGCTTGTTTTCGTCTGTTCCTGCAGAAACTTTGAGCTGCCCTGGCTGGACGACCGAAGTCGGTGTCGCATCGAGGTGCCCAAAAAACACACGCCTCACCGGACTTGTCGGAAGTGAAGCGCCACCGACGGCGGCCCGGGTTAGAGGGAGCGCGCGTGTTGTTTGACGGGAGAAAAAGACGAGTTTCCCGCCGCTGCGTTTAAATGCCGTTGCTTTCAAAGGTGATGAGTGTCCGCACGCCACCGGCTGATCCCCTGTAGAATAGTCAGCGTCCCCGACACGTTCGACCCCTCTGAACAGGCGATTCCCTGTTTCGTGGCGCAGTTTCGAAATGATGTAAACATCCCGGGCAAAGTCTGCACTACTTTAAACAGATTAGAACACCAGAAGAGGAGGGTCCCGTTCTGAAAATGAACATTAATCTTCAGCTCACATGTGgtggggagagaagaagaaaaaaacaccctGTATGTCCTGAGCAATACGGCTTCTTATTCTGCTTATGCTTAACAGCCATTCTTGCAAcctaagtgggggggggggagaagcccAAATCTGACTATTGTTCTGTATATTGCCTTTATTGTTGAATCACAACTTGAGATATTGATGTTTATTGTCACACCGGGAGTCGTGAGCCACATTCAGCATGATCTCATTTCAAAAGAAACGCATTTATAGCCAATCAAATGTAATAAGAACCGGCTGTTGGGGGATTCCGGTCGGCAGGCAATTCCAGTCATCCTCAGTGTTCTTTTTACTAATGTAAGTGCATGAACTCTACTTAGCTGTGTCAACTAAAACAGGCCCGCATGGTTTAACCCCATAACCAAGAAAACTCCGCTGGTGGGAGAAAAATGGCAACATTGATGGGAATAGCATGGCTGTTGAGAAGTGCTGCCTCATCATACGGGGATTTGACTGCGACGTACATATATGATCTTATTTTCCTGATCGTTCTGCTGCCTGTAAGTCCGGTCGTGTCAGCTGGGTCCGGTGTTTCCGCATGGTCTCCGTAAGGACGCGTCCGGCTGTAGTTCTAGTGAGCACCAGTACGCTGCCAGTCAATATTCCCCCCCTGGACTGACTCCCAGTTGCAGCGCTTGGTTCTGACCTGCACGTCTCCATGGCGACGCAAACGGCTTCCCGCTTCGGTTACCAGATTTATgtggaggcaaaaaaaaaaaaagaagtttgttttctttatgtaCATAGCTTTCAGAAACAAATGTACATAAAACATggctgttatttttttattatttaatgttgGAAGTGATTCAATATTGTTCTTTGATTGTATGTTGACAAATTGACAGGTTTGAAAGTTCGGATATGGGGGGGGAAATAAAACTAACACATCTGAgacttgatttttttaaacGCTGAACATTTGTCACCAACCTTTGGGAGTTCTTAAATAACACGGGAGCCATTTTCACACTCGAAGGTTCACCTGCAGCAAATATGAGGTTTTACCAGTTTGACACAAAGGTGGAGAAAGAGGAGTGGAGCAATTATCAGGCGCAATATTTGACCAGCCGTCTTTAAAAGACCTGTTTTAATTTTCCCCATGAAATGATAAACTTCAACCTGCTACATATGAGGAAACCAAACTTTATTGAACAGAGACAGTCCGTCTAAAAGACTTCGCCAGCAACTTGTTGAGCATTTTGGGGAAATTCCCACCAGCAACAAACAGGAGTGACGTTTCACTCTGGGATGCGTGTATCCGTGACAACATCAGTTATGTCAAGATGCGCATGAAAATATCAACTGTCCTGATTGTAAATATATAGAAATTAAGGATATCAGATAACATTTTATACACcacaaataaacatgaaaatcaTCGAGGCTTTTCTCAGGgaaaccccccaaaaagaacctttggtcatgtgaccaactCATTCTGGGTTCACGGAAGCATTTTTAGTGTTAATCGAAACTGAAAACGCGCCACGATGGTTAGCATTTACACTGACAATCACTTTCAGAGAGTTGGGCAAAGTCTTCAGTGAGATAGAAAACGTCTACACCTACAGGTGGGAGATTAATGATCCCTGTAGGCTGGAAACTGCTGATTAAACATAATAAGCTCAGTAAATGAAAAATGCGGCAAACAGGAAGCCAAACGGCCTCAGAACACTGCTCAGACAGATAGTGTTGCGCCAATGACGCCAAGAAAAGGAACCCAATCGCAGAAATTCGAGTACGTTTGTATCGGCGGCTTCTGCGGCCGCTACTGCTCAGTCTCTCCGGAGGTTGTTCAGTCGCTCCTCCAGGTCGGCGTCCGCGTCGGCCACGGCGGCCTGGGGCTCGGCTTTCTTCCCCGCCGCTACCGACAAGCTTCCTCCGGTGCTCGGAAGATCTGGAACCGACAGGAGGTGATGTGAGAAATGGAAGAGAAGGGAGGCGACAGAAACGGCAGCACGAGCTTCTCACTTGAGAGTTCGTCCGATAGATTGAGACCCAGTTCATCCAGAACCTGGGACACGATGGCGTCGCTGCACGTGAAGCGGAAAAAAGCAGCGAGAAAGGGgcgaaaaagagagaaaacatttacattttagcaGGTGTATTCAccaaaaacacatgaaaccaTTTCAAACCAATCCACTGTCTTTGATCAACCTGGATGGATCAGCTGAGATTTCCACCAGGTTTGTGCTTCTCAAATTCCTAATGTTTCTGGCATTTTACCAAATTAACATTAGTTTCATCAAATTGTTCATGTCTGTGTTACACGGTGGCGATTCCTTTCCCTTCTTtaatctaaaaaataaaagcacagtgaAGCAGCGGAATCCGTTCTAACCTCTCCTCCTCGTCGTCTTCGTCGCCCATGGCATCGTCGATGGCGTCGTTCATCATCTCCTCTTTCATGTCCATCATTTCACTCTGCTTCTCAAACTCCATCATGATCTTCTGAATCTGTGGTAGCTTCAgctgtggaaacatcagctggtCAACACAACAAGCTCCTCGTGGTGCTTCCGTGTCAGGGATTCTTCAGACACACCTGTTTGTTCATGGTGGCCATGGCCTTGGTCACCCCTTTCATCGCCTGGGCCATGCTGTTGTTTGACTTGAGCGTCTGTATCTTCAGACTGACAGCTTGAATGTTGGCTTTCATCAAGATGAACTTCTTGACGTACCGCCGGGTGCGGACCAAATCTTTAGCCATGATCTTAACAGCATCCTACGGAAATGAAATAGCAGTCATTTAATACTTATCATTAATCCCTTCAATGCAGcaaaagcaggttttttttcctaACCATCTGTCCCTGTTTGGCCATTTTCTTTATGTCAGCAATGATCTTCTTCTCCTGTTGCTCCAGTTTCTGTCGTTCTCTGTCAAGGTCTCTCATGGCTCGGTTGAGGAGCCTCTGATTCTCCCTTAACATCTGCTCCGGAGTCTTCCTTCTTCCAAAAATGAATTCCATCTATTCAAAGAGAGGGAAATTAATAAGCAATCGTCATGCAAAAAATGAACTGACAGATATTCTCTGGGTTTAGTTTGTCATTTTAGGTATTTTAAAATCTCCCACCTGTCATGACGCTTAATCTTCAACTGTGAAAAGGACTTTGATATATATAAAACGCTGCTTTTAAGTAGCAAAAAGAACTACAGTCATCAACTCATATACACGTTGCTCCAGGACATTTTCAATATTCCAATTGATTATCAAAACCTTGGCCATATATGTAGCCGGGTTGGACGGCTACAATGGGCCTTCTTTCATAATTTAGGAAATATTTGAGACGTGACACAGAACCAAAGTGATTTAGGATTGAAAATAATTTGAAAATACTCCCTCTGACGTCATCATTTCAATATAACTCACACAGAACTTATCCAGTCTGTCTCCAGGGGTTCTTGGTCATGTCAGTTTTGTCTACATGGTTAAATGATCAGCTAATCCCAACACTTTACATTTACGATCTGTCTAATTGTGAAAATCAGAGTTTATTGTAGTGAAACTTTCCACACACGCGTCATCAAACATGTATTCGTGAACGCAAAGTGGGACTTCAACAGTTGGACTTGGCAAACAACCCAGAAACACGGTGTTTGAACAGTTAACAGTCCGCTTTTTATACCGTTTGGTTGTGTTGGTCTCTTGTCATCGCTTGAACACATGGAAAATATATTACTCGCTGGAGTCATATAGAGGCCTATTTCGGATACAGTAGTCAGCCGTGTTTACGCTCTCTCAACAGCCCAGGATCAACCAAAAGCGTAAGACAGTCTCCCCTGCTTTATGTTAACCTACCTTGTAGCCGACTTGATGTAAAACTGTAGTTATTCAGATGCTACACGACGCTCGGGCCGTCTTTTAGAAACAAATTATTTTGATTTCTTCACTTCACTTCCGTGTTGAAGTTATTTCTACTTCCGGGAAATGACGCAGCCGCGCACTGTTCATTACGTCAGCGACTTGAAGTTACTGTAACGGCGATAAAAGGAAAGAACtgtgcctttcaaaataaaccaacaCAAGCGATCACGTTTGTCGTTTATTTCCATTGTGCAaatattttcctcatttcactGGTCTTTTCTTATTCCTTTTCACAAAGCTTCACAAATCAAGACCAACGATCTACGTATGTGTTTTACTatgattttaattttattagacAAAATCGCTCATTTACAATTTCCTGTTTTGTCCCAGTTAGCTTGACGGCATAGTTACCTGGGTTCCCTTTTTAACATTATCTTAAtacaaacaaatgcaaaaagtCAAAAATATTCTactagtttgtttttgttttgacgcGGAGTAAATGTCGGTCTTTTATTCTATAGGTCAAAATATCTCCACATCCGGTCTTAATCCTGCGCACTTTGCGCATCTTGATTGCACGCGTGAGTTTTTAGCCAGTGAAATAGCAATTTAGACGGAAACTCTTCGTGTTTCTGGTTGGATCAATTTTAaagtttgttgtttgatttaTGGGTAAGTAAGctttaatacatttaaattaaactaGGTATTCTTGGTGCCTCTGGACATTTCTGGGCTATTGCAACATGCGTCACTACAAGGTGGTAAACGCTTGGACAAGACTGAACATAGATGCACTAAATTCAAGACTGCGGTCTGCCTCTTATCATGTTACATCTTCTTTCCTGCTCCCTGAGAACAGAAGAATTAGTCCTTTCGTGAAGAAGAGAGACCGCAGAGAGTTGAATCACGAGAGGTCCGTTCAGGTCCCGGGATACAActacaaacacaagaaaaataaTGAGAGCAAGGTGTCATCGGAACTCAGGAAACTGTGTCTGGAGGATTTTCCTGGGGTGGAGGGGAGGCAGCTAGGAAAGAAGGCAACCCTGGACTCCAATTCAGAGAACCACGACGTTGTTTTTGGCATTGCTCCGTGTTTCTTGGCTCTGTCTCAGGGTCGCAGGAAGGCCTTTAAACTGTTTGTGAAAGATGGAGAAGCCACACAAAGGGCCTCTGTGTtgaaggtgtgtgaggaggcTCATTCTCGGCGAGTACAAATCTGTCACGTCGGCAAAAAGGACTTGGACAAGATGTGTTTGGGCCGAGTTCATCAAGGCGTGTGTCTGCAGGCCAGTCGACTGGACTATCTCACTAAAGCCTCCCGCAACACACTCGGGGATAAAGGCAATAACGGCCCCCCTCTCTGGCTTGTCCTGGAGGAAATTCAGGACCCCATGAATCTCGGAGCTATACTTCGCTCTGCCTACTTCCTGGGAGTGGACAGAGTCGCCAGCAGTCTCCACAGAAGCTGTCCGTTGTCCCCTGTCGTCAGCAAAGCCAGCTCGGGCGtcatggaggtgatggaggtgtacGGCTATGAAAGTCTGGAAGATCTGCTCAGGATGAAGGTGGCACAGGGCTGGCAGGTGGTGGGCAGCGTGGGAACTGATGCAGAGGCGATGCACACCCCCATCCTCCGGTGTTCAGACTTTCAGTTGACTAAACccacgctgctgctgatggggggcgAAGGGGGGGGCTTGTCTCGGGagcttctctccctctgccaggCCCTTCTCACCATCCCAGCTGGCAGAAACCTGCTTCCAGGTGTTGAATCGCTTAATGTCTCCGTAGCTGCAGGCATTCTGCTCCACTCGGTGCTGCGATCCAGACAGATCAACCAATTAGGCTCACGCAATCTATCATGAGCCTTTAAAGTCTCTGGTGGTTGATATCACGAGTGCTTTGCTCGTTATGGGGCTTTGATATTTAAAGTTGAGAAGCAAGAGGAAAATGAACGTATGTAATGTTCTTGTGAGTTTACATGAAGTCCCCAGCTTCTTAAACAGCAGTAATCCAGCTCTAACATCATTTATCCGGGTTCATGGAGACACCAATCGGACTGCAGGACTTTGGTGAGATGTTGTGAGACCGTATCTTGTTTTAAATTGTCTGTATTCATAATCATTAAAACCATCTGTCCACTTTGACTTTTCCATTCCTTTAGGGGATGTCGTCATTCATACTAAGCTAACTTGAATATGTTATTTGATAATTTAATGTTATAGTTAAAAATATGAAATACAGGTAAATCAAGCTCTCCCTGTGTATGTAAATCCCCAAATCACAGAATTTGGTGAAGTAACTTTACACATCTGGATGAAAGATATATTACAAATCAACCTTATACATCATAAAATGAAATAACCTCAAATAGTTTCTTGTAAAACTACTTTCTGGACtataataaaaaattaaaagatccacaattacaaaagaaaaaggtcATTTACGTCCTTAAAAGGCAACGAGTGTTTGGGACAGTTTTCGGAACAATACTGGCGACCGAGCGGCGTGTTTCCTCTAGGGGGCGCTGTGACGCAGGGGGCGGCCGAACCGACTGTTCGGTGACTGGAGAAGAAGAGTGGCGCACACAATGCACTGCACGGCTGACAAGGGTTGTGTCTCAATGATTTTCCCGATAAATTTCTAAATTGGTGGAAACTTGTGAAGGGGAAGCACTGGAGTCGTCCTGCGTCTTTCTTCATATTTGCACACTGGATTTAGTGTGAAAAACGAATGCTTGGGAACGACGGAGAGTGGCCCAACTAATCCTAAACACTGGATTACACGGGGAAGGCTGTATGCAGGAGCTGCCCAGCCCAACGGGGGCTTGGCCGACACCCTCGTTTATGAAATCGACAGCGAGGCTTTAATATATGggccttgattttttttttttttcttcactggaGGTGAAAACGATTGAAGGATGCCCGTGAATACGTGAGATATTGATGTTTTTGGGATGATCGGTTACACAAAACCTTCCGCGTTTTCTTGCCTCCGTAAAAATTTAAAAGGTCTTGCTTGTGGTTTAGCTGGCTAACAGCTGAATCGGCTAACGCTACATAGCCAGAGTGCTAACGTTACGTCTTTCTTTTGGTGTGATGCGAACTCCTCCATTACTATCGACCGATTTCGTTACAGACACAGAAGAATCGCTATAGAGGCTGCCCAATATTAGTTAGCGTCACACTTGATTGCTCGGCGCATCAGTCTTTAAAGATACATTTGAAGAATATAAATTTATTCTTGGCTTGCTGGTTGACTACACAGTACTTATTGGGTTAGCCGTTTACATGCTATCCAAATGAACATTAGCTAATTGGCCAGAGTCAACACTGACCAACGTTAGCTACCAATGACATGAGTTAAGTAAGCCGGGCAGCACCTTTAACTACCTGGGTTGTAAGTACTTTATACTACCTGTCAACATTGATGATTAACGTTTTGCATTACCACAGGATAATGTCATGATCAACAGCCTGTTGGTGTCAATATAAGATAAGCGGCctagctaacaggctaacttCAATTTAGCTAACGGGAAAATAAAATTGTAACCCTGAGCAATATTTGATAAATTCTGCATCGTTGGTGTTGGGCAGTACCAACACTGgcatatttttcttttaaaaaaaacaaaaaaaaccctctgtcTAGTGGAGATCTGGCCCTGCTTTTGAGTACCTTAACCGAGCAGACTTGCTTTTTTGTTTACATGCGTACAACTTAGGTTGTCGGGTTTATCGCTTGTTAGCTAGCTACCATTAGCCTCAAAATAGACACAATCTACTATGTCTTGACTTTTGTACACGTTTTAGGTCTTTAGATTTCGGTCGTTTTCCGAGTTCACGCCCAGGTTTAGTGAAATGACACTCAAATTTCGCCGAAAGATCGGCACTGGTGCCAATAGACTGTTGTCAAAGGACGGTAAATAATAGCCACTGGTTCCATTAACGCCATTTTAACAGGGCTCCTGCGAGGGCCTGTGTGGTTGTGTTTATCTGCGGTTCGGTGCCCGAAACCGGACTGGGACTCGAGTAAAGTGCCTTTGTTTTCCCCGgagttgggaaaaaaaaggaggtttGATTATGGAGGGCCCGAGCCGAAGCACTGGATTCAGGCAGAGCCGACGGTCCCGTTCGCAGCGCGATagggagcggcggcggcggagagTGGACCTGGCACAGGAGCGGGCCACGTCCATGTCCTCGGGCTCGGATCGGGAGGCTCGTGGGACCAACAGTGTCCTGGGTCCCGGTAATAGAGAATGTCGGCCCGGTTTTGGAAGACACAGGCCTCCGCGACGGAGAAAGCGAGAGTCGGTGTCCTGCGAGGAAGACGTCATTGACGGCTTCGCCATCGCGAGCTTCATTAGCCTGGAGGCGCTGGAGGTAAATATTTACCTGTTTACTCCTCattcacacacttttatttcccccccccccccccccccccccacaggcagGATGATTAGTGtgtgaggcagcagagcagccatgAATGACAGGTTTTAATTGtcctcttgccccccccccccccatcactggAATCCATTAGCCTCCGTTTCTGCAGCTAAATGAGTGAAAGAGCTGCTTCCTGACAGATTCCTTGTTTGGAGAGAGAGATCCACTGGGTCCAACCCCGAGGCATTGCTCTGGAGATGGCTGCATTTTTCATGTTCTGGTTCTCTGAGGTGCCAGCGGGCTCCTCTGGACGTgtatcagcagcagccactGGCTTCTTTAAGCACCTGGATTAAATACTTGGTTTTAATCTCGTCCAAGGAAGCCTGCCGCGCGGCGCACGCTTCAATTCCCTTTACGGGTAAAGATCTGAGTGGTGCTGCTGGAATTTTGCAGAATAAACTGAAGTTATGAGAGGATTTGATGCCGAAACATTCGTTCAGGAGAGGAAACTTCACGTTATAGTCGGCTCTAAAACTGCCAGTTTATAGAAACTTGCATTGTTTTCTGCCCTCTTGAAGCAGAAGATGGTATTATGGGATATCTACGCTCTGCCCATTGAACAAGGTGAACGCTGGTGTGTTTAAAGGTGGAATGTGGCAATTTCCTCCGGCAGtttttaaatttcctgtttGAATTTATCGGGCTCAGCAAGTCAGCACCTGGagtttttatttatgatttcctttatttaaataaCATAGATGCTGATATAATTATGGTTAATGTGAGTTTATCCTTTAATCCAAAATGCCCGCGCCTACCGTCATGTTGTTgaattgtgttttcatttaaaatgcaccAGAACCAGGAGACCTGTGGACGGAACGTAGCATAAACGAAGGATGGTGCTTTGGATCGTTCCATTTTTTACAGTCCCGGAGCAAGTTTGGAAACTTGATCAGCGGGAGCTACGGAGCCCAGGATCCTTCCCCGCGTCCTCACCCTTATTCCCATTATCTGTCCTGTCTAATTCATGAATTTCTGATCTCCTTGTCAGATGGACTGCTCTCTGAAGCTCAGCCAGCGCACGGATCTGTTGGGAAGGAGGAACAAGGGGAAGAGGGGGCCGGAGGAGAATGGTGGGGGGCCGCTGTCGGAGCCTGAGGAAGGAGCTGCGCACAGTTACTCCAGCAGCTGTTGGAAAAAtaacaggaagaagaggaggaggttagAGGTGAGTGGCTGCAGAGGCCTCTCTGTCGGATCACCTGCCCACGAGCATCACCTCAAGCTCTCCCTTCTCTTTTTTAGGGACACCCCCTGGAGACGGGTTATATTGTAAGTTTCTTCTCACTGAGCGTGAGTTTTGACTCGGGTAGGAACAGAAATCACAagttctcccttttttttttgttccagtgTGACACCGAGAGCGACACGGGGGACAAGGTTTGGCGTTCGCCGCTCTGGTCGGagttttactttcattttctgAGTCGGTTAAAATGGGTTTCTTGTCTTTTAGGCTTCTGACAACGAAATCGACCCAGTTTTCACCGTCAGCACAagaaaaggtaaaaacaaacagttGTGTTGGAACAGGGACTTGTTGGACCTGCAGGATAAGTTCCTTTCAACGAGGTTGTTCATATTTGCCGTTTTTGGGTGGTTTTGTAATTTGAGTCGGATGTCGTCCTCTTAAGTTGCTGAGCCCACCCCCTCAGCTATGGGCACCTCGGTGGGCAA
Coding sequences:
- the msl1b gene encoding male-specific lethal 1 homolog isoform X1 codes for the protein MTSKVSLSNAVARLVQGDKINVGVLSPVRQMGGEGTPVKGKPLSADTMDNPQMAMNNNPKDAGADDTVKGVVPGVLGSASIELSSEGKWRNLRKNPANPHAQANCLRQILLLQLDLIEQQQQQLQSKDKEIDELKADKETLLARIERMERRLQLTRKDPPRDKRLFQPLESWTPDKDDMWDLDIEESPQSNAATQLPFSRDGKGQKRKSCFGDSKVQKSRGKSSKLSPQKAELQPGSPNQRELRSKETPEKVVPARPVAERDMMLTCKEEPEASCHIEDLPFMSTTEMYLCCWNQPPLSPLRETSPKKEEEVASEWTPHVVHDMLIVFPSWRENHIEPLDEEPSFVPPELLEDNVYLKRHMKLELDEKRRKRWDIQRIREQRMFQRLQQRMNRKKVITEAEPELSSFYPDTEDVETIVITPFLPVVAFGRPLPKLSQENFELPWLDDRSRCRIEVPKKHTPHRTCRK
- the msl1b gene encoding male-specific lethal 1 homolog isoform X2 — protein: MTSKVSLSNAVARLVQGDKINVGVLSPVRQMGGEGTPVKGKPLSADTMDNPQMAMNNNPKDAGADDTVKGVVPGVLGSASIELSSEGKWRNLRKNPANPHAQANCLRQILLLQLDLIEQQQQQLQSKDKEIDELKADKETLLARIERMERRLQLTRKDPPRDKRLFQPLESWTPDKDDMWDLDIEESPQSNAATQLPFSRDGKGQKRKSCFGDSKVQKSRGKSSKLSPQKAELQPGSPNQRELRSKETPEKVVPARPVAERDMMLTCKEEPEASCHIEDLPFMSTTEMYLCCWNQPPLSPLRETSPKKEEEVAIPSWRENHIEPLDEEPSFVPPELLEDNVYLKRHMKLELDEKRRKRWDIQRIREQRMFQRLQQRMNRKKVITEAEPELSSFYPDTEDVETIVITPFLPVVAFGRPLPKLSQENFELPWLDDRSRCRIEVPKKHTPHRTCRK
- the chmp2a gene encoding charged multivesicular body protein 2a, with translation MEFIFGRRKTPEQMLRENQRLLNRAMRDLDRERQKLEQQEKKIIADIKKMAKQGQMDAVKIMAKDLVRTRRYVKKFILMKANIQAVSLKIQTLKSNNSMAQAMKGVTKAMATMNKQLKLPQIQKIMMEFEKQSEMMDMKEEMMNDAIDDAMGDEDDEEESDAIVSQVLDELGLNLSDELSNLPSTGGSLSVAAGKKAEPQAAVADADADLEERLNNLRRD
- the mrm1 gene encoding rRNA methyltransferase 1, mitochondrial, coding for MRHYKVVNAWTRLNIDALNSRLRSASYHVTSSFLLPENRRISPFVKKRDRRELNHERSVQVPGYNYKHKKNNESKVSSELRKLCLEDFPGVEGRQLGKKATLDSNSENHDVVFGIAPCFLALSQGRRKAFKLFVKDGEATQRASVLKVCEEAHSRRVQICHVGKKDLDKMCLGRVHQGVCLQASRLDYLTKASRNTLGDKGNNGPPLWLVLEEIQDPMNLGAILRSAYFLGVDRVASSLHRSCPLSPVVSKASSGVMEVMEVYGYESLEDLLRMKVAQGWQVVGSVGTDAEAMHTPILRCSDFQLTKPTLLLMGGEGGGLSRELLSLCQALLTIPAGRNLLPGVESLNVSVAAGILLHSVLRSRQINQLGSRNLS